One genomic region from Cucumis sativus cultivar 9930 unplaced genomic scaffold, Cucumber_9930_V3 scaffold95, whole genome shotgun sequence encodes:
- the LOC116406391 gene encoding ribosome biogenesis protein BRX1 homolog 1-like: MGNVSIVVYMTPRKDNKVESRSSKGATLNELVELKGCSSSLFFECRKHKDLYLCIAKCPSGPSVKFLVNAMHTMEELKLTGNHLKGSRPILTFSSNFDKDVH; the protein is encoded by the exons ATGGGTAACGTTTCAATAGTGGTTTACATGACACCAAGA AAGGATAACAAGGTGGAGTCGAGGTCCAGCAAGGGTGCAACACTAAATGAGCTGGTTGAGCTCAAAGGTTGTTCTTCCAGCCTATTTTTCGAG TGCAGAAAACATAAAGATCTTTATCTATGTATCGCAAAGTGCCCTAGTGGGCCATCTGTGAAGTTTTTAGTTAATGCCA TGCATACAatggaagaattgaagcttACAGGGAACCATCTGAAAGGTTCCCGtccaattttaacattttcatcaaattttgataaagatGTCCACTAG
- the LOC116406396 gene encoding leucine-rich repeat-containing protein 9-like, with protein sequence MSCLDIQQVLNDYKTKDPLTITTLKLNQKALSDINGLSLFKNLEKLDLTFNNLTSLQGLESCTNLKWLSVVQNKLDNLKGIEGLSRLNVLNAGKNKLRSMDEIRPLVGFCALILNDNEIASICKLDQMKNLNTLVLSRNPIHSIGDSLLKVNSMKKLSLSNCKHQSIESLKFCIELKELRLAHNEIRMLPNALAHNKKLLNLDLGNNVIMRWSDLKVLSSLGYLRNIYVRGNPIAESAKLDKKICRLVPGLRVLNARSIDKCIQNENDNGSDKEDDTPIRSLDRQKEKKDRKLNGNVETHPSVQGTDGKLDHTNGADVDRKLERKKRKMDKVTREEKVIPSLDNKINLGTNDIDKEKKTSKQKRTKSNKEPSLPIHKETLTKIENHKKKAKKEGERQIGVIDDAEVPFEQLFGDDLIEDMDAVLQKVGEKEVEEMNLKPNLASFSANRKESKSQDRVGRLQISPIVEIGMDGISTWGDE encoded by the coding sequence ATGTCTTGCTTGGATATACAGCAAGTTCTCAATGATTACAAAACCAAAGACCCACTCACCATCACTACTCTCAAGCTCAATCAAAAGGCTCTTTCTGATATAAATGGTTTGTcccttttcaaaaacttgGAGAAGCTTGATTTGACATTCAACAATCTCACATCGCTTCAGGGGTTGGAGTCATGCACCAATTTGAAGTGGCTCTCAGTTGTACAAAACAAACTTGATAACTTAAAAGGAATTGAAGGGCTTTCTAGACTTAATGTATTAAATGCGGGAAAGAATAAGCTTCGGTCAATGGACGAAATTAGACCCCTTGTTGGCTTTTGtgctttgattttgaatgacaatGAGATTGCTTCTATTTGCAAGCTTGATCAGATGAAGAACCTGAATACTCTGGTTCTTTCTAGAAATCCAATCCACAGTATTGGAGATTCTCTGTTGAAAGTGAATTCAATGAAAAAGCTATCCCTTTCTAACTGCAAACATCAATCTATTGAATCCCTCAAGTTTTGTATCGAACTTAAAGAGCTTAGACTTGCTCACAATGAAATCAGGATGCTCCCCAATGCTTTGGCTCATAACAAGAAGTTGTTGAATTTGGATTTGGGAAATAATGTCATCATGAGATGGTCAGATTTAAAGGTATTGAGTTCATTAGGCTATCTGAGGAATATTTATGTTCGAGGGAATCCTATTGCTGAAAGTGCTAAGTTAGATAAAAAGATTTGTCGACTGGTTCCAGGCTTGCGTGTATTGAATGCGAGATCAATTGATAAATGCATTCAGAATGAGAATGATAATGGGAGTGATAAAGAAGACGACACTCCAATCAGGAGCCTAGATcgtcaaaaagagaaaaaggataGAAAACTGAATGGGAATGTTGAAACACACCCGTCTGTTCAAGGCACTGATGGCAAACTTGATCATACTAATGGTGCTGATGTGGACAGGAAGTTGGAACGCAAAAAACGTAAGATGGATAAGGTCACCAGGGAGGAGAAAGTAATTCCATCTCTTGACAATAAGATAAATCTCGGTACCAATGATATTGATAAGGAAAAGAAGACTTCAAAgcagaaaagaacaaaaagcaATAAGGAGCCATCTTTGCCAATACACAAGGAGACACTTACCAAGATTGAAAACCAtaagaagaaagcaaagaagGAAGGGGAAAGGCAGATTGGTGTTATTGACGACGCTGAAGTGCCATTTGAACAGCTTTTCGGAGATGATCTTATTGAAGACATGGATGCTGTTCTCCAAAAGGTTGGTGAGAAAGAAGTAGAGGAGATGAATTTAAAGCCTAACTTGGCATCATTTTCAGCTAATAGAAAGGAATCTAAAAGCCAAGATCGAGTTGGAAGGTTACAAATATCCCCAATAGTTGAAATTGGAATGGACGGAATATCAACATGGGGGGATGAGTAA
- the LOC116406390 gene encoding uncharacterized protein LOC116406390 — protein sequence MDFISGLPRTLKSYTVIWVVVDRFTKSAHFIPRKSTYTTTYHLALPPQLSAVHDVFHVSMLRKYVADPSHIVDYKPLQINDNLSYEERPVEILAKEVKLLCNRGITLVKVLWRNHEVEEAT from the exons ATGGACTTCATTTCTGGACTACCTAGGACCCTGAAGAGTTATACAGTGATATGGGTTGTTGTTGACAGATTCACGAAGTCAGCACACTTCATTCCAAGGAAGTCCACTTATACTACCA CTTATCATTTGGCCTTGCCTCCGCAATTATCTGCAGTTCATGATGTGTTTCATGTCTCCATGCTGAGGAAGTATGTGGCAGATCCCTCACATATAGTCGACTACAAACCGTTGCAAATTAACGACAACTTAAGCTATGAGGAGCGGCCAGTTGAGATTTTGGCTAAGGAAGTTAAACTGCTTTGTAACAGAGGAATTACATTGGTCAAGGTTTTGTGGCGAAACCACGAGGTTGAGGAAGCTACTTGA